A section of the Candidatus Tanganyikabacteria bacterium genome encodes:
- a CDS encoding SPOR domain-containing protein — MSTGKLPPGNPPPPRPPQRQSQRRRNPWPVAVYWSTFILCAGGSFAAGFWFTYSYTSQVGTRGLTTAVAPQPGTLITPIPAMATPEPFATPADLFASEPTPTPIPLPTERVRTPTPEPQAVLTTPEPAYEEPPPEVADTPEPAPAEDVYRVQVGSYESRDAAEQMVQELLSAGIQAVVVYDSTKYHAQVGAFSSKERALAVADEVNAKGYSVTIRH, encoded by the coding sequence GTGTCTACAGGCAAGCTACCCCCTGGCAATCCGCCGCCGCCCCGCCCCCCGCAGCGGCAGAGTCAGCGCAGGCGCAATCCGTGGCCGGTCGCCGTCTACTGGTCCACGTTCATCCTGTGCGCGGGCGGATCCTTCGCGGCCGGCTTCTGGTTCACATACAGCTACACGAGCCAGGTCGGCACGCGCGGCCTCACCACGGCCGTGGCGCCGCAACCGGGGACGCTCATCACGCCGATCCCCGCGATGGCGACACCCGAACCCTTCGCGACGCCCGCGGATCTCTTTGCGTCCGAGCCGACGCCCACGCCCATCCCGTTGCCGACCGAACGCGTCCGCACGCCGACCCCGGAGCCGCAAGCGGTGCTCACGACGCCCGAACCGGCCTACGAGGAGCCGCCCCCCGAAGTCGCGGACACGCCCGAACCCGCGCCCGCCGAGGACGTGTACCGCGTGCAGGTGGGATCGTACGAATCGCGCGACGCGGCCGAACAGATGGTGCAGGAATTGCTCTCGGCCGGCATCCAGGCCGTCGTCGTGTACGACAGCACGAAGTACCACGCCCAGGTCGGCGCGTTCAGCAGCAAGGAGCGTGCGCTGGCGGTCGCCGACGAAGTCAACGCCAAGGGCTACAGCGTCACCATCCGGCATTAA